From Oscillospiraceae bacterium, a single genomic window includes:
- a CDS encoding spore maturation protein A: MVLSWVWICMVGASVLCALLTGRTEALSRGVVEGASAAVELCVAMGGVLCLWSGVMEVMRRSGLARVLARVLRRPLERLFRTARGDEEAMEALSANLSANLLGLGNAATPPGLAAARRLRALSGGTEAASDALCMLVVLNTASLQLIPVTVAGVRAAAGAAAPFDILPAVWISSAASVAVGVLSAKLMARVWPV; the protein is encoded by the coding sequence GTGGTCTTGTCCTGGGTGTGGATTTGCATGGTGGGGGCGTCGGTCCTGTGTGCCCTGCTCACAGGCCGGACGGAAGCGTTGTCCCGCGGGGTGGTGGAGGGTGCCTCGGCGGCTGTAGAGCTCTGCGTGGCCATGGGCGGCGTCCTATGCCTCTGGAGCGGCGTCATGGAGGTCATGCGCCGGAGCGGGTTGGCCCGAGTACTGGCTCGGGTGTTGCGCCGACCGCTTGAGAGGCTGTTTCGCACCGCGCGGGGCGACGAAGAGGCCATGGAGGCACTCTCGGCCAATCTGTCGGCCAACCTGCTCGGGCTTGGCAATGCGGCCACGCCGCCGGGCCTTGCGGCCGCCCGGCGCCTGCGAGCGCTGTCGGGCGGAACGGAGGCGGCCTCAGACGCCCTGTGCATGCTGGTGGTGCTGAACACCGCGTCGCTCCAGCTCATCCCAGTCACCGTAGCCGGAGTGCGCGCGGCAGCGGGCGCGGCGGCGCCCTTTGACATCCTGCCGGCGGTTTGGATCAGCTCCGCCGCCTCCGTGGCTGTGGGGGTCCTGTCGGCCAAGCTGATGGCCCGGGTGTGGCCGGTATGA
- a CDS encoding RidA family protein: protein MKEIATKKAPGAIGPYSQGFISNNMVFTSGQLPVHPETGMIPEGIAAQAEQSCQNVRAILEAAQTDCTKVVKTTCFLANMADFVTFNEVYAGYFTAKPARSCVAVRELPKGALCEIEAIAEL, encoded by the coding sequence ATGAAAGAAATCGCAACCAAAAAAGCACCGGGGGCGATCGGCCCCTATTCGCAAGGGTTTATATCCAACAACATGGTATTTACCTCCGGCCAGCTGCCGGTTCATCCGGAGACCGGCATGATACCGGAGGGCATTGCAGCACAAGCGGAACAGAGCTGTCAAAATGTCCGGGCCATTTTAGAGGCCGCCCAAACGGATTGCACAAAAGTCGTCAAAACTACCTGTTTTCTGGCCAACATGGCTGATTTTGTGACGTTCAATGAAGTTTACGCCGGGTATTTCACCGCCAAACCGGCGCGCAGCTGCGTGGCGGTCCGAGAACTGCCGAAGGGCGCCCTCTGTGAGATTGAAGCCATCGCGGAGCTGTAA
- a CDS encoding glycine--tRNA ligase — translation MQNTEKTMEKIVSLCKGRGFVFPGSEIYGGLANTWDYGPLGAEFKNNVKRAWWKKFVQESPHNVGLDSAILMNPQVWVASGHVGGFSDPLMDCKACKTRHRADKLIEDAGENPAGWDFARMTDYIRDHGIACPDCGAHDFTDIRTFNLMFKTFQGVTEDAKNEIFLRPETAQGIFVQFKNIQRATRRKIPFGVAQIGKSFRNEITPGNFTFRTREFEQMELEFFCRPGTDLEWFVYWKDYCRQWLLGLGLREENLRLRDHEQAELSHYSAATTDFEFLFPFGWGELWGIADRTDFDLTQHQTHAGESMEYFDQERDEKYIPYVIEPSLGADRVALAFLIDAYDEEVVDAEKNDVRTVLRLHPALAPFKAAVLPLSRKLTDEARPVYETLARTCMADFDDAGSIGKRYRRQDEIGTPLCATFDFDSLEDRRVTVRDRDTMAQERIPIEALADYVRDKTVY, via the coding sequence ATGCAAAATACCGAGAAGACGATGGAGAAAATCGTGTCGCTGTGCAAGGGGCGCGGTTTTGTGTTCCCCGGCAGCGAGATCTACGGCGGGCTGGCCAACACTTGGGACTACGGACCGCTGGGCGCGGAGTTCAAAAACAATGTGAAACGGGCCTGGTGGAAGAAGTTTGTGCAGGAATCCCCGCACAACGTGGGGCTCGACAGCGCCATTTTGATGAACCCCCAAGTGTGGGTGGCCTCCGGCCATGTGGGCGGCTTTTCCGACCCGCTGATGGACTGCAAAGCCTGCAAGACCAGGCACCGGGCGGACAAGCTGATCGAAGACGCCGGCGAAAACCCTGCGGGCTGGGACTTTGCCCGTATGACGGACTATATCCGAGACCACGGCATCGCCTGTCCGGATTGCGGCGCGCACGATTTTACCGACATTCGCACCTTCAACCTGATGTTTAAGACATTTCAGGGCGTGACGGAGGATGCCAAGAACGAGATCTTTCTGCGCCCCGAGACCGCGCAGGGGATCTTTGTGCAGTTTAAGAACATCCAGCGCGCCACCCGCCGGAAGATTCCCTTCGGCGTGGCGCAGATCGGCAAGTCGTTTCGCAACGAGATAACGCCCGGCAACTTCACATTTCGCACGCGAGAATTCGAACAGATGGAACTGGAGTTCTTCTGCCGGCCCGGTACGGACCTCGAATGGTTCGTCTACTGGAAGGACTACTGCCGGCAGTGGTTGCTGGGGCTCGGTCTGCGGGAGGAAAACCTGCGTCTGCGTGACCACGAACAGGCCGAGCTATCGCACTATTCGGCCGCTACGACCGATTTTGAGTTCCTGTTCCCGTTTGGTTGGGGCGAGCTCTGGGGTATCGCCGATCGCACCGACTTCGACCTCACCCAGCACCAGACGCACGCGGGCGAGTCAATGGAATACTTCGATCAGGAGCGGGACGAAAAATACATCCCCTACGTCATCGAGCCGTCTCTCGGCGCCGACCGTGTGGCGCTGGCGTTTCTGATCGACGCCTACGACGAGGAGGTCGTGGATGCGGAGAAGAACGACGTGCGCACTGTGCTGCGCCTCCACCCGGCGCTAGCCCCTTTCAAGGCCGCTGTGCTGCCGCTGTCGCGGAAGCTGACGGACGAGGCCCGCCCGGTGTACGAGACGCTGGCCAGGACCTGTATGGCGGATTTCGACGATGCCGGTTCCATCGGCAAGCGCTACCGCCGACAGGACGAGATCGGCACGCCGCTGTGCGCCACCTTTGACTTTGACTCCCTGGAGGACCGCCGCGTCACGGTCCGAGACCGCGACACCATGGCGCAGGAACGGATCCCCATTGAGGCGCTGGCCGACTACGTCCGCGACAAGACAGTCTACTGA
- the mreD gene encoding rod shape-determining protein MreD has protein sequence MRYRGIVKWVVYALAFLIFLLLQTGALVRVRVWGVSPNILPAVIAIVAMLEGREAGAVYGFLAGLWCDAVIPPVPAVHAILFLLLGAGVGHVTEKLFRKNFLTGFLCSLVTLAAFDVVFFTVLYLVPGRADLYNLVLVAAPEVALTALCVPAVYAPLRGIARRFGNEPTGESS, from the coding sequence TTGCGATATCGGGGCATCGTCAAGTGGGTTGTATATGCGCTGGCCTTTTTGATCTTTCTGCTCTTGCAGACAGGCGCGCTAGTCCGTGTGCGCGTGTGGGGTGTGAGCCCCAATATCCTCCCCGCGGTGATCGCGATTGTGGCGATGCTGGAGGGGCGGGAGGCGGGCGCCGTCTACGGATTTTTGGCCGGGCTCTGGTGCGACGCCGTCATCCCGCCCGTTCCGGCCGTGCACGCGATTTTGTTCCTGCTCCTCGGCGCGGGGGTCGGCCATGTGACGGAGAAGCTCTTTCGAAAAAATTTTCTCACGGGCTTTCTCTGTTCTCTTGTGACGCTGGCGGCCTTTGACGTGGTGTTCTTTACGGTCCTCTACCTTGTTCCGGGCCGGGCGGATTTGTACAACCTGGTCCTTGTAGCCGCGCCGGAGGTCGCGCTCACGGCGCTGTGCGTACCCGCGGTGTATGCGCCGCTGAGGGGCATTGCCCGCCGATTCGGCAATGAACCGACAGGAGAATCGTCATGA
- a CDS encoding DUF4321 domain-containing protein, with protein MRGRRWLLALFLMAGAVIGLLIGELTRSVPALQWLSFGQSFGLSPENPLVLELVVLRLKFGLTIQLSVSVILCMGAAGLLYRRFGKK; from the coding sequence ATGAGAGGGCGCAGATGGCTGCTGGCGCTCTTTTTGATGGCCGGCGCGGTAATAGGGCTGCTGATCGGGGAACTGACCCGGTCGGTGCCCGCCCTGCAGTGGCTGAGTTTTGGGCAGAGTTTCGGTCTGTCGCCGGAGAACCCGCTGGTGTTGGAGCTCGTGGTGCTGCGCCTGAAATTTGGCCTGACGATTCAGCTGTCGGTCAGCGTGATCCTCTGTATGGGCGCCGCCGGTTTGCTTTACCGCCGTTTTGGGAAGAAATAA
- a CDS encoding helix-turn-helix transcriptional regulator, with amino-acid sequence MNINTLIAHKGVTKYRVAKQAGIPQTTMTDICSGKARIENCSGETIYKLAKTLDVSMEILVADAMEYRPTFETFKSNVCHLVKDMGDIEFLIDTLESGRIRELWDKKWYAESLYLLAMTDYLSRENDLPPCADYNDLRRAKLTEIIYPAGVLTLCAATGGDAWKERSRAEAIPEFLRHNIVEAEVRNVV; translated from the coding sequence ATGAACATTAACACGCTGATTGCCCATAAGGGCGTTACGAAATACAGGGTCGCCAAACAAGCGGGCATACCGCAGACCACGATGACCGACATCTGCTCCGGCAAGGCGCGGATTGAGAATTGCTCCGGCGAAACGATATACAAGCTCGCGAAAACGCTTGATGTTTCAATGGAAATCCTTGTCGCGGACGCGATGGAATACCGCCCCACCTTCGAGACATTTAAGAGTAACGTCTGTCATCTCGTAAAAGATATGGGCGACATTGAGTTTCTGATTGACACGCTCGAATCGGGCAGAATCCGCGAACTATGGGATAAGAAATGGTACGCCGAAAGCCTGTATCTGCTTGCTATGACGGACTATTTAAGCCGCGAAAACGATTTGCCGCCTTGCGCGGACTATAACGATTTGCGGCGGGCAAAGCTCACTGAGATAATATACCCGGCGGGCGTTTTGACGTTGTGCGCGGCGACGGGCGGCGACGCTTGGAAGGAACGCAGCCGCGCCGAGGCTATACCGGAATTTTTGCGCCACAACATTGTGGAAGCGGAGGTGCGGAATGTCGTCTGA
- a CDS encoding Maf family protein: MKIILASASPRRRMLLAQAGLVDFLTCEPLCDETVPDAAAPEETVRRLSQAKADAVTRRYEADDVIIAADTLVCLDGRLLGKPRDGAEAAEMLALLSGCAHEVYTGVTVRRGARVRTACERTEVVFRPLTAAEIAAYVDSGEPMDKAGAYGIQGRGALIVARVHGDFYNVMGLPLCRLGIMLAEFGVALLEGGR, encoded by the coding sequence ATGAAGATCATACTCGCGTCGGCCTCGCCGCGCCGGCGGATGTTGCTTGCGCAGGCGGGTCTGGTCGATTTTCTCACCTGCGAGCCCCTCTGCGACGAGACGGTGCCGGACGCCGCCGCCCCGGAGGAGACCGTGCGCCGACTCTCGCAGGCCAAGGCCGATGCCGTGACGCGCCGGTACGAGGCGGACGACGTGATCATCGCGGCCGACACGCTGGTTTGTCTAGATGGTCGGCTGCTGGGTAAGCCGCGCGACGGCGCCGAGGCGGCGGAGATGCTCGCGCTGCTGTCCGGGTGTGCACACGAGGTGTACACCGGCGTCACCGTGCGGCGCGGCGCGCGCGTGCGCACCGCGTGCGAGCGGACGGAGGTCGTCTTCCGGCCGCTGACGGCGGCGGAGATTGCCGCGTATGTGGATTCCGGCGAACCGATGGACAAGGCCGGCGCGTACGGGATCCAGGGGCGCGGCGCGCTGATCGTGGCGCGCGTACACGGTGATTTTTACAATGTCATGGGCCTGCCGCTGTGCCGGCTCGGGATCATGCTGGCCGAGTTTGGCGTTGCACTGCTGGAAGGTGGAAGATAG
- the mreC gene encoding rod shape-determining protein MreC, which yields MRFFLRHKGLLAAVAAVLLVLVLAVASSLTGGYASPVSNLLGTVFQPLQSGIARLSDSIASLYGYMYEHDALKDENERLKIQIAKMEAAARLSEASNDENERLRQLLGLSERRRDFVFESATITERDASNWASALTLSRGSSNGIAPGQCVINEAGYLVGVIGEVGATWSTVTTLIDTDMEAGAFIFRTGLSAVVEGNFDLMRQGLLRMSYLSKDVDVKNGDPVLTSGIGGKYPRDIVIGTVTDLYMDETGISAYAVIRPSVELGKLQQVFVIKSFDISE from the coding sequence ATGCGTTTTTTCTTGCGGCACAAAGGTCTGCTGGCGGCTGTGGCGGCGGTGCTGCTGGTGCTTGTGCTGGCTGTCGCCTCCTCGCTCACCGGCGGCTACGCCTCGCCGGTGTCAAACCTGTTGGGCACGGTGTTCCAGCCGCTGCAGTCGGGAATCGCCAGGTTGTCGGATTCCATCGCTTCTCTCTACGGTTACATGTACGAGCATGACGCGCTGAAGGATGAGAACGAACGGCTGAAGATCCAGATTGCCAAGATGGAGGCGGCGGCCCGGCTGTCGGAGGCCTCGAACGATGAGAACGAACGGCTGCGCCAGTTGCTGGGTCTCTCCGAGCGGCGGCGGGATTTTGTATTTGAATCAGCCACGATCACCGAGCGGGACGCGTCCAATTGGGCATCCGCGCTCACGCTCAGCCGGGGTTCCAGCAATGGCATTGCTCCGGGGCAGTGTGTCATCAACGAGGCAGGGTACCTCGTCGGAGTGATCGGTGAGGTGGGGGCGACCTGGTCGACGGTCACCACCCTCATCGACACCGACATGGAGGCCGGCGCGTTCATCTTCCGCACGGGCCTGTCGGCGGTGGTGGAGGGAAATTTTGACCTCATGCGGCAGGGGCTTTTGCGCATGTCGTACCTGTCAAAGGACGTGGATGTGAAAAATGGGGACCCCGTGCTCACATCCGGCATCGGCGGCAAGTACCCGCGCGACATTGTCATAGGCACGGTGACAGATCTGTATATGGACGAGACCGGCATCTCGGCCTACGCGGTCATCCGTCCGTCCGTCGAGCTGGGGAAGCTCCAGCAGGTGTTTGTGATCAAGAGCTTTGACATTTCGGAGTGA
- a CDS encoding penicillin-binding protein, giving the protein MKRAKFFFRIALLMLLLGVFLLGAAARLYNLQITHGADNLREAERRLRRTVVLPAARGEILDRYGRPLVVNRLSYSVRLDLNRLTQAADPAGTLDRLVALMDETQTAYTDTFPVVGPPFVYRASLTEQDSDRLEEFLRRKSWEPSDAEALMTQLREEYAVDDRFSDTEALRIVGIRYELDLRALFGMEPYRYIPPYRFADDVDITLVGKIREQGLSGVTIDTVPIREYRTEFAAHLLGRVGQIPEKEADDYEARGYAADEIVGLDGLERALEEWLRGTDGVREEETTASGKVTNIISARPPEPGKNCMLTIDIRFQEQVEYALASGIAALRERGEREGLAEEELAGAGAAVVIAVPTGEVLAMTSYPTFHLTNFQSDYAALLEDPMRPMVNRALAGTYEPGSTFKMAVSIAALETGAITPRTQILDRGRYMRFAPSYTPRCSGGHGSVNVSRALQVSCNYFFYDVGWLTGIETMNRYARELGFGELTGIELPGERAGSLAGPAYCAQQGIPWNGGDVLQAAIGQSYNQFTPLQLASYTATIASDGVRYRPHLLGTVKSYDYDETLYDTPVEVAARMDLKPETLNAVHEGMRLVTQPGGTAAGTFASYRIPVGAKTGSAQKKADGSPDNGVFVAYAPFDTPEIAVAVVVERGGGGARVAPIARDIFDAYLNGQDEMDSVPGQNALRG; this is encoded by the coding sequence ATGAAAAGAGCCAAGTTTTTCTTCCGCATCGCGCTCCTTATGCTGCTGCTCGGGGTATTTCTGCTGGGCGCCGCGGCCCGGCTGTACAACCTGCAGATCACGCACGGGGCCGACAACCTGCGCGAGGCGGAGCGCCGGCTTAGACGGACGGTGGTGCTGCCGGCGGCCCGCGGAGAGATCCTCGACCGCTACGGCCGTCCGCTGGTGGTCAACCGACTGAGTTATTCCGTGCGCCTTGACCTAAACCGACTCACGCAGGCCGCCGACCCCGCCGGGACATTGGACCGGCTGGTGGCGCTGATGGACGAGACGCAGACGGCATACACCGACACGTTCCCGGTCGTCGGTCCGCCCTTTGTCTACCGCGCTTCCCTGACGGAGCAGGACAGCGACCGACTCGAAGAGTTCCTTCGGCGCAAAAGTTGGGAGCCGTCTGACGCCGAGGCGCTGATGACGCAGTTGCGGGAGGAGTACGCGGTGGACGACCGCTTCTCCGACACCGAAGCGCTGCGCATTGTGGGCATCCGCTACGAGCTCGATCTGCGGGCGCTGTTCGGCATGGAACCGTACCGGTACATCCCGCCCTATCGCTTTGCGGACGATGTGGACATCACCCTCGTGGGGAAGATCCGCGAACAGGGGCTCTCCGGCGTCACAATCGACACCGTCCCCATTCGGGAGTACCGTACGGAGTTTGCCGCGCATCTGCTGGGACGGGTGGGTCAGATCCCGGAGAAGGAGGCGGATGACTACGAGGCGCGCGGATACGCCGCCGATGAGATTGTGGGGCTGGACGGACTGGAACGCGCGCTTGAGGAATGGCTGCGGGGCACGGACGGGGTGCGGGAAGAAGAGACCACCGCCTCCGGCAAGGTGACGAATATCATCAGTGCCCGGCCGCCGGAACCTGGGAAAAACTGTATGCTCACGATCGACATCCGGTTCCAGGAGCAGGTGGAGTATGCCCTGGCGTCGGGCATCGCGGCCCTGCGCGAGCGGGGCGAGCGGGAGGGGCTGGCCGAAGAGGAACTGGCCGGTGCCGGCGCCGCCGTGGTCATCGCCGTGCCCACCGGCGAGGTGCTGGCGATGACGTCTTATCCGACGTTCCATCTCACGAACTTTCAAAGCGATTATGCGGCGCTGTTGGAAGACCCGATGCGGCCGATGGTCAACCGGGCTCTGGCCGGCACCTACGAGCCGGGTTCCACATTTAAGATGGCGGTGTCCATCGCGGCGCTGGAGACGGGTGCGATCACGCCCCGCACGCAGATCTTGGACAGGGGCCGCTATATGCGCTTCGCGCCCAGTTACACGCCCAGGTGCAGCGGCGGGCACGGGAGCGTCAATGTGTCGCGCGCGTTGCAGGTGTCCTGCAACTATTTCTTCTACGACGTCGGTTGGCTGACCGGAATCGAGACGATGAACCGCTACGCGCGTGAGCTCGGTTTTGGCGAGCTCACGGGCATTGAGTTACCCGGAGAGCGCGCCGGGAGCCTGGCCGGACCGGCCTACTGCGCCCAGCAGGGGATCCCTTGGAACGGCGGCGACGTGCTGCAGGCAGCCATTGGGCAGTCGTACAACCAGTTCACCCCGCTCCAGCTTGCCAGCTACACGGCCACGATCGCAAGCGACGGCGTGCGCTACCGGCCTCACCTGCTTGGCACCGTCAAGTCTTACGACTACGACGAGACGCTCTACGACACGCCGGTGGAGGTGGCGGCGCGCATGGATTTAAAGCCGGAGACACTAAATGCCGTCCACGAGGGGATGCGTCTGGTGACGCAGCCGGGCGGCACGGCGGCGGGCACCTTTGCGAGTTACCGGATCCCGGTGGGCGCCAAGACGGGGTCGGCGCAGAAGAAGGCGGACGGCAGCCCGGACAACGGCGTCTTTGTGGCCTACGCGCCTTTTGACACGCCGGAGATCGCCGTGGCGGTCGTCGTGGAGCGCGGCGGCGGCGGCGCGCGCGTGGCGCCGATTGCCCGGGACATATTTGACGCCTATTTGAACGGCCAGGACGAGATGGACTCCGTCCCCGGACAAAACGCGCTGCGCGGCTGA
- a CDS encoding transketolase family protein — MVKAALEKEPKMMREIYCETLTALAAADKRIVALDADLMSSSGMKPFAQAYPDRFVNCGIAEANMVGVAAGLSATGKIPFAHSFACFASRRVCDQVFISAAYARLNVRIVGTDPGVTAAYNGGTHMPLEDMAVLRAVPEITLIEPTDSVQLRALLPQLAESYGVYYIRLMRKNAVSVFGEGSEFTIGRGETLRGGRDVTLVASGILVAEALKAADELSARGIEARVVNLFTWKPVDRALLERCARETGAVVTCENHNVVGGLGSAVCEVLGETAPVPVERVGVQDQFGEVGPEDYLRGRFRLNAVDIAAAAVRVYERKQTL, encoded by the coding sequence ATTGTGAAGGCGGCGCTGGAAAAGGAACCGAAGATGATGCGGGAGATATACTGTGAGACGCTGACGGCGCTGGCGGCGGCGGACAAGCGGATCGTGGCGCTGGATGCGGACCTCATGAGTTCGTCGGGGATGAAGCCGTTTGCCCAGGCCTATCCGGATCGTTTTGTGAACTGCGGGATCGCGGAGGCAAATATGGTGGGTGTGGCGGCCGGGCTGTCGGCCACGGGAAAGATCCCGTTTGCGCACTCGTTTGCTTGCTTCGCGTCGCGCCGCGTGTGCGACCAGGTGTTCATCTCGGCGGCGTACGCGCGGCTGAACGTGCGGATCGTGGGGACGGACCCCGGGGTGACGGCGGCGTACAACGGAGGCACGCACATGCCGCTGGAGGACATGGCGGTGCTGCGTGCGGTCCCGGAGATCACACTGATCGAGCCGACCGACTCGGTGCAGCTGCGCGCGCTGCTGCCGCAATTGGCGGAGAGCTACGGGGTGTACTACATCAGGTTGATGCGGAAGAACGCGGTGTCGGTGTTTGGAGAGGGCTCGGAGTTCACGATTGGCCGTGGAGAGACGCTGCGCGGCGGTCGGGATGTGACGCTGGTGGCCTCGGGTATTTTGGTGGCGGAGGCGCTGAAAGCGGCGGACGAGCTGTCCGCCCGGGGCATCGAGGCGCGCGTCGTGAACTTGTTTACCTGGAAGCCGGTCGACCGCGCGTTGCTTGAGCGCTGCGCGCGCGAGACGGGTGCCGTGGTGACCTGTGAGAACCACAACGTGGTGGGCGGACTCGGCAGCGCCGTCTGTGAGGTACTGGGGGAGACCGCGCCCGTGCCGGTGGAGCGCGTGGGCGTGCAAGATCAGTTCGGCGAGGTGGGCCCGGAGGATTACCTCCGCGGCCGGTTCCGCTTAAACGCCGTGGATATCGCCGCCGCGGCCGTCCGGGTGTACGAGCGGAAACAGACATTATGA
- a CDS encoding spore maturation protein — protein sequence MNAAFALSVPLILLCVGGWAMHRGVDLAGALTAGAGDGLRVLVRILPTLVMLLTGIHMLRASGALDLATRLLAPWLGRAGIPAACAPLVLLRPFSGGGALAMGAELMRTYGADSPVGRTAAVMLGSSETTFYAVGVYFGAAGVVRGRYTLIAALLADVAGFLAAAWSASWLFPA from the coding sequence ATGAACGCGGCGTTTGCGTTGTCTGTGCCGCTCATCTTACTGTGTGTGGGCGGCTGGGCCATGCACCGGGGTGTGGACCTGGCGGGCGCGCTGACTGCCGGTGCCGGCGACGGTTTGCGGGTGCTCGTACGCATCTTGCCCACGCTCGTGATGCTGCTCACCGGCATTCACATGCTGCGCGCATCGGGTGCGCTGGATCTGGCGACGCGCCTGTTGGCTCCCTGGCTGGGGCGAGCGGGCATTCCGGCGGCCTGCGCACCGCTGGTGCTCCTGCGCCCGTTCAGCGGCGGCGGCGCGCTGGCCATGGGCGCCGAACTGATGCGGACATACGGCGCCGATTCGCCGGTCGGTCGGACGGCGGCCGTGATGCTGGGTTCCAGCGAAACCACGTTTTACGCGGTGGGCGTCTACTTTGGCGCCGCGGGCGTCGTCCGCGGCCGCTATACGCTCATCGCGGCGCTGCTGGCCGACGTCGCGGGTTTTTTGGCGGCGGCCTGGAGTGCCAGTTGGCTCTTCCCAGCATAA
- a CDS encoding AbrB/MazE/SpoVT family DNA-binding domain-containing protein, translating to MKSTGIVRKVDELGRIVLPIELRRNLNIGEKDSLEIYVEGASIVLKKYEPSCIFCGEDHNTVDYKGKVVCAACIKGLEQL from the coding sequence ATGAAATCAACCGGTATCGTGAGGAAGGTAGATGAGCTCGGACGGATTGTCCTGCCCATCGAGCTGCGCCGCAACCTGAACATCGGGGAGAAAGACAGCTTGGAAATTTACGTGGAGGGCGCCTCCATCGTACTAAAGAAATATGAACCCTCCTGCATCTTCTGTGGAGAAGACCACAACACGGTGGACTACAAAGGCAAAGTGGTGTGTGCTGCCTGTATCAAGGGCCTCGAACAGCTCTGA
- a CDS encoding transketolase gives MGKKEELRLLAEQIRVAALEEFAALGFGHVGGALSLVETLAVLYGGAMRVDPARPEWAERDRLVVSKGHAGPAVYATLALKGYFPREELLTLNKPGTRLPSHCDRLKTPGIDMTTGSLGQGMSTACGLALGQRMDGARARTFLVLGDGECDEGQVWEGALFAPHYKLDNLIAFCDNNGQQLDGYVKKVLDTGDLAAKFAAFGWYTQTVDGHDVEALDAAVARALAQEGAPSMIVLKTVKGKGCPFVEGREFNHHVQFTKAEMDGALTSARAVLEAAEAAVRGGAQAWV, from the coding sequence TTGGGAAAGAAAGAAGAACTGCGGCTGCTGGCGGAACAGATCCGGGTGGCGGCGCTGGAAGAATTCGCGGCGCTGGGCTTCGGGCACGTCGGCGGAGCGCTGAGCTTGGTGGAGACGTTGGCCGTGCTCTACGGCGGCGCGATGCGTGTGGACCCGGCACGACCGGAATGGGCGGAGCGCGACCGGCTTGTGGTGTCGAAGGGGCACGCGGGGCCGGCGGTGTACGCGACGCTGGCGCTGAAGGGCTATTTCCCGCGGGAAGAGCTGCTGACGCTGAACAAGCCGGGGACGCGTCTGCCCTCGCACTGCGACCGGCTGAAGACGCCCGGGATCGACATGACGACGGGGTCGCTGGGGCAGGGCATGTCGACGGCGTGCGGGTTGGCGCTGGGGCAGCGGATGGACGGCGCGCGCGCGCGGACGTTTTTGGTTTTGGGGGACGGAGAATGCGACGAGGGGCAAGTGTGGGAAGGGGCGCTGTTTGCGCCGCACTACAAGCTGGACAACCTGATCGCGTTTTGTGACAACAACGGCCAGCAGCTCGACGGCTACGTGAAAAAAGTACTCGACACGGGGGACTTGGCGGCGAAATTTGCGGCCTTTGGGTGGTACACGCAGACGGTGGACGGGCACGATGTGGAGGCGCTGGACGCGGCGGTGGCGCGCGCGCTGGCACAGGAGGGCGCGCCCTCGATGATCGTGCTGAAGACCGTGAAGGGCAAGGGCTGTCCTTTTGTGGAGGGGCGTGAGTTCAACCATCATGTCCAGTTCACAAAGGCGGAGATGGACGGGGCGCTGACGAGCGCCCGGGCGGTGCTGGAAGCCGCGGAAGCGGCTGTGAGAGGGGGCGCGCAGGCGTGGGTGTGA